In one window of Leptospira hartskeerlii DNA:
- a CDS encoding AraC family transcriptional regulator produces the protein MKKNNISTFEEKRRKLAALIKQFVPKEQIQPSSLKGVRFFRIDQSAPKAQKAYEPGIIILAQGQKRIFLGNDIYTYNSGNYLVLSVPLPLECETKASPKEPILGIYITVDPTSVGEILTNAAIRLTEVLSSSEETKVLGPMIVREIIYRVLCEKEGGALQALAYRNRKFFQIARALHRIHESFNEDLDVRSLAFDAGMSISTFHSSFKAVTNASPIQYIKNVRLHKARILMMQGGLNAYNAAARVGYESPSQFNREYKRFFGISPGKDTANARYEDEIGSARIV, from the coding sequence ATGAAAAAGAACAATATATCGACATTTGAAGAAAAGCGGCGAAAGTTAGCGGCTCTCATAAAACAATTTGTTCCTAAAGAACAAATCCAACCTTCTAGTTTAAAAGGCGTTCGATTCTTTCGCATTGATCAATCTGCACCGAAAGCTCAAAAAGCTTACGAACCTGGGATCATCATATTGGCCCAAGGACAAAAGCGAATTTTTCTCGGTAACGATATATATACATATAATTCGGGAAACTATTTAGTATTGTCCGTCCCGCTTCCGTTAGAATGTGAAACGAAAGCTAGCCCGAAAGAACCAATATTAGGTATTTATATTACAGTCGATCCTACCTCTGTGGGAGAAATTCTCACGAATGCGGCAATCCGATTGACTGAAGTGTTAAGTAGCTCCGAGGAAACAAAAGTTTTAGGACCTATGATCGTCAGAGAAATTATTTATCGTGTGTTGTGTGAAAAAGAAGGAGGGGCCTTACAAGCACTTGCGTATCGCAACAGAAAATTTTTTCAAATAGCTCGAGCCCTCCATCGAATCCACGAATCTTTTAACGAGGATTTAGACGTTCGATCATTAGCTTTTGATGCGGGTATGAGCATCTCTACATTTCATTCCAGCTTTAAAGCAGTGACAAACGCTTCTCCGATCCAATATATAAAGAATGTTCGCTTACATAAAGCACGCATCCTAATGATGCAAGGAGGTTTAAACGCTTACAACGCTGCAGCCAGGGTCGGATACGAGAGTCCATCTCAATTCAATCGGGAATATAAAAGATTTTTCGGGATCTCACCTGGGAAAGATACTGCAAACGCACGATATGAGGACGAAATAGGATCAGCTCGAATTGTTTAA